GCGGCGAACTGCTTGGCGGCGCAGGCGCGGAAAGCCTCGAAGACAATGCGATCGCCGCGCGGATTGCCGGTACCCTGGAAACAATGAACATGCCCGGTTTGCGGCGCGTGATCAACGGCACCGGAGTGGTTCTGCACACAAACCTGGGTCGGGCTCCGCTGGCCGAATCGCTGCGGGATATGATGCTGGATGCGGCCTTCGGCTACAATACGCTTGAGTTCGACCTGGAAACAGGAGGACGCGGTCGCCGCGCAACCCATGTGGAGAAGTTGCTCTGCCAGCTGACCGGTGCCGAGACGGCGGTGGTGGTCAACAACAACGCGGCTGCGGTACTGCTGGCACTTTCCTCCCTCGCCCGTAACAGGGAGGTGGTGGTCTCCCGCGGGGAACTGGTGGAAATCGGCGGGTCGTTCCGTATCCCCGAGGTTATGGAACAAAGCGGTGCGATCCTGCGGGAGGTCGGCGCCACCAACCGCACCCATCCCCGGGACTATCGTGCCGCCCTGACCGCGGAAACCGCCCTGCTTCTTAAAGTGCACACCAGCAATTTCGCCGTGGTCGGCTTTACCAGCGAGGTTTCCACCGAGGAGATGGTCGCCATCGGTCGCGATGCCGGCGTACCGGTCATGGTAGACGCAGGGAGCGGCACCCTGCTGGATCTCTCTATCTGCGGACTCCGCGGTGAGAAGACCATCAGGGAATACCTCGATGCCGGTGCGGATGTGGTCAGTTTCAGCGGCGACAAACTTCTCGGCGGCCCCCAGGCCGGCATCATCGTGGGCAAGCGCAGTTTTCTGGACCCCATGAAAAAACACCCGCTGCTGCGGGCCCTGCGTCTTGACAAGGTCACCCTCGCAACGCTGGAAGGGACGCTGCGCCTGTACCGGGACGAACGCGAAGCCCTGCAGCGCATACCGATCCTGCGCATGTTGACGGTCCCGGCCGAAGAGCTTGCCAAGCGGGCCACAAAAGCCGTACGTCGCATGCGACGCGCACTGCCGGTCGCCGTAACCGTCACCGCCCGCAAGGGGTTTTCCCAGGTTGGGGGCGGCTCCTTCCCCCTGCTGGAAATCCCCACAACCCTGCTTTGCGTCGCCGTCGAAGGCCTGTCCGCCCAGCAACTGGAAAGGCGGCTGCGAACCAGGGCCCTGCCGATTATCGGCAGAATATCGCAGGGCGCCTTCCTGCTGGACCTGCGTACCCTGGCCGACACGGAGATTGCGGACATCATCAGCGCCTTGCAATCCATCACCGTCTCAGCTTGAGTTTTCGCGCAAACCTGTCGCCTATCGCTTTCTCAGCACCCTCTTGTCGCCAACCCGGATGGTGATCTTTTCCTGGTCGAAATACTCCAGAAGAGGGATCATGTATTTGCGGGACAAGCCGGTCAGTTCCCTGAACTGCGGAGGGGTTATGCCGTCATTTTCCCGCAGGAAGCCAACCAGCTTGTCCTGCAGCTGCCGAAGGGTTTCGGGATCGTAGAAAAGATCGGCCTTGACCTTTGCCACCCGTCCCTCGCGGACCAGCAGATTCAGATAATCCAGGACGCTTTTCTCACTGCCGCTCACTGTCTCGCACAATTCCTTGATGGTGGGCGGTTCGGTCCCGCCGGCTGCCAGAGCGGCTTCCAGCCTGGACAGAAGCTCGCCCCGGTCGGCAACGGCAAAAGCCTTATGGCCCGGCTTTTTTACCAGATCCCGGTCAACCTGTGCGGTGCCGTCCTTCTCCAAGGCATGCAGGACCAGCGGGAAGAAGCGGATATCGCTGCGTTTCGGAATGCACGCCTTCAACTCTTCTTTTCCGATCCCCTCCTTGTGGGGATTGTCCTTCACGTAGTCTTCCAACCCTGCAAGCAGCAGGCACTTGAGACGTTCAAATGCTTCTTTTGCCAGGAAAATCCGAGGCTTTCGCAGTGCCTGCACAATTTCACCCTGGGAAAGCAGTGCCGCGAGGGCGGCCTCGGCTCGTGGCGCCGGAAGGCCGCTGCGAATGACAAGATCCTCCAAACTCAGGCCGGACAGCAGGCTCTCCCGAACCAGAAGCAGGAGTTTGTCCGCATCCGCCCCTTCACTGAGCGCATCGAGAAGTTCGAGGGCCTGCGCGGAACGACGCCTGCGCCGCGGCGGCGCAGGATCGATCACCACACCGCCGCCAACGGTAATCTGCGGTGAATAGCTGCGCACAATGAACAGATCCCCGGGCAGAAGCAGAACCGGGTTTCTGAGGCGCAGCTGAACAAAGGCGGAGTCCCCTGGTGCCAGGGTATCCCGATCCAGCAGAATGATCTGCGCCGGTACTTCGTAAGTGGCCGAATGCAGGCGCAGCGTTGCGCGATGCTTCAGATCCCGTGGGGCCGAAGACAGATAATCGATGCGGGCGTCCACGGTACGGGTCGCGCGAAACACCCCACGCGGCACAACCACGTCGCCCCGGGACATATCGCCATAATCGGCACCCTGCAGATTGACCGCCAGCCGCTGTCCCGCCGAACCGCGTTCCGATTTTTTGCCGTGGGTCTGCACGCTGCGCACCCGCGAGGTCAGGCCGGAAGGTAGAATTTCCACCTCATCGCCAGTGGCGATTTCCCCGGAAAGCAGGGTGCCGGTAACGACGGTGCCAAATCCCGCAACGGTAAAAACTCGGTCAACCGGCAGCCTGAAAGGGCCGTCGGTGGGCTTTTCCTCTATTTCGGCGGCAAGCTGCCCCAGGGTGGCCTTGAGCTCATCCAGGCCGGCGCCGGTTTTTGACGAAACCGGGATGATCGGTGCCTGTTCCAGGAAACTTCCCGCCAGATAATCGCGCACCTCTTCCATCACCAGATGCAGCCATTCCTCATCCACCATGTCGCACTTGGCAAGGGCCACCAGACCTTGCCTGACCCCGAGCAACTGGCAGATCTCCAGGTGTTCGCGAGTCTGGGGCATAACGCCTTCATCGGCGGCAATCACCAGCATGACCAGGTCCATGCCGCCAACACCAGCCACCATGGCCCGCACAAATCGCTCATGGCCAGGAACGTCCACAATCCCGAACTGCACGCCGTCCGGCAATTCCAGATGCGCGAAACCGAGTTCGATGGTGATGCCCCTTGCCTTCTCTTCCTTGAGACGGTCCGTATCGATGCCCGTCAGGGCCTTGACCAGCGATGTTTTGCCATGGTCTATATGCCCGGCGGTACCAAGAATAAGGTGTTTCATACAATGCCCTTACCAACTGCTGTGAGACACGATAGTGGAACGGAAAGAAAACCGGATGCGCTGTATTTCAGAAAAACCGGGTGGGGAGCGGGGAATTTGGCGGAAGCGCATGGGAATCGAACCCACCTGGGAAGTTTCTCACCCCCCACACCGGTTTTGAAGACCGGGCGGCCCACCAGCGACCGACGCGCTTCCATGATCTGCAATAACGGATCTGCATGGCACGAGTCCGGGGTTCTATAACACTGCCAGCAGCCAGAACCCGGCCCTGAGCGCTCTCCCGTATCGTTTCCAATGCGCAGCAGATACTACCCGATCATTTGAATTTATGCAACCTCTTATGCCCGTTTTAGAAAGTGTCGCCGCGCCGGACAGATCGGCCACCGCGCACTATTCCAGGCCAAAACGTTGCAAAATGCTGTCGACAAAGGCTTCGGCGGCGGGAGAAAGCGATCGCCCCCTCCGGGTCACGAGATAAAAATGCCGGGAAATGACCATTCCCCGCACCGCGACAAGAAACAGTTCTCCGCGCTCGCATTCCTTTCTGACCGACAGTTCGGACACAAAGGAGATGCCGGCACCATTCAGAATGGCCTGTTTGACCGCTTCGTTGCTGCCCAGACACAAGGAAACGTTCAGTTGATCGGGATCGAGGTTCGCCCTGACCAGTGCGTCGCGAAAGGAACTGCCGGTTCCCGAACCCGATTCGCGAAGAATCAGGGGCTCATCCAGAAGCTCTTCCACGGCAATGTCCTTTTTGCCGTACCAGCGATGACCCGCCGGCACCACCAGGGATATCCTGTCGGGAGCAAGGGGCGTAAAAACCAGATCCTTCTCAGCGAAGGTGGTGCCGACCAGCGCGAACTCCACTTCTTCACACTTGAGCCGCTCAAGGGTCTCCCTGCTGTCACCCTGATAAAGGGTTATGACAACGCCGGGATAGTTCTCCCGAAAGGAAAATATGCAGTCCGGGATCATGTAGCATGCAGGAATATTGCTGCCACCGATTTTCAGGGCCACCTCGGCAAGCCCCCGAAAACGATTGAGAGCCAGTGCCACGTCCCGGCCTTCCTGAAGGATGCGCCGGGCGTGCTCCAGCAGCAGTTTTCCGGCCTCGGTGGGAAACGCCCCCTTTCCGGTCCGGTCAAGCAATTTCAAATCGAACTCTTTTTCAAGCGATGAGATGTGCTGACTGACGGTTGACTGGGTGAGAAAAGCAGATTCCGCGGCTCGGGAAAAACTGCCGCTGTCCGCAACGGCAATGAATACTTCAAGCTGTTTCAGGTTCATGAACATCCTCAAAAAAGGTATCGAGCAGGTAGCTAGAACCATGCGGCTCGAGCTTTCATTGATTTTTTCACTATATAGCATGATTTTTTTGAATAGAAAAGTTTTTGCGAAGATGCCAGGTCTCAAAGTCTCCGGACGTATGTCAACCAGACGTCAATCCTTCGAAAAATCCATTCTCGCCTCGCTGCCGGTAGCGTACCTGTGCTAGAATGCGCGCCTGTTCGCGGGCAGAAACCGTGGTCGGGGCAGACTGCCAGCCGGCACAGACGCCAGCCCTTCCCAGCAGCAAACGTGGCTTCCGGAACGCCCCAAAAATCCGCGTTGCACATACCGATCAAAAGGTCGGAACATGATTGGAAAGACAGGTTTTAATGGATATGATCACGCTTTTCGGCCTGGCGATTGCCCTGGCCATGGACGCGTTTGCCGTGGCTCTCGGCTGCGGCCTGGTACTGGAACGGCTGACCGCCAGACATCTGTTCCGCCTCGGTTGGCACTTCGGCCTTTTTCAGGCCATGATGCCGGTTGTCGGCTGGCTGGCCGGCCTCACCGTGCAACGCTGGATCGAGAGCTACGACCACTGGGTAGCCTTCGCCCTACTGGCGTTTGTAGGCGGGAAAATGATTCGGGAGGCGTTTCAGGACGGGGAAACCCGTGCATCGCGGGATGACCCGACACGGGGCATGTCGCTTATCATGCTGTCGGTCGCGACCAGTATCGATGCCCTGGCGGTGGGCTTGTCACTGGCCATCGTCGGCATTTCGGTATGGTTTCCTGCGCTGGTCATCGGCATGGTTGCCCTGGTGATGACAGTGATCGGCATGCTGCTTGGCCGCCGGGCCGGCGCCCGCTGGGGCCGGCCCGTGGAGATTGCCGGCGGCGTCATCCTCATCGGCATCGGCCTGAAAATCCTTTGGGAGCATACGTTGGGGATCTGACAAACTCCCCGGCCCGGCCGCAAAGACCAGGGAAAAGGTACCCTGGCAGCACCTCTGAACAAGGATCTGTCGGCGCAATCAAGGTTTGGCGCAGGGAAATCCGTGTCGATCGAAGCGCCAGTCGACAAAGCCGAACATATAGTTGTGATCGAGGCTGCGCAAGTGCCACTGATTGCGATGATTGAAGCCGATCAGCTTGTGCATGGATGCAAAATCGAGCATCCAGCCGCCGTCGCCCCAAACCAGAAAATAAGGTGCCGCGCCCGTCTCGGCCAACGGAAACCGGATCACGGCCCGGCCGTCATGCTGAAAAACCTTGCCCTGACCGATATGAGACTCCAGCTTGCGCCGCTCATTGTCCTGCTGGGCGTCGGTCACCAGCCATTGGCGGAAAAAGTCCTGGGTTTCAGGAGAATAAAGGCCGAGTCCGGGGTCCTTGATGTGCCCGCGAAGCACTTCCAGATAGGCTTCCAGAGCCTGCTCCGGCGAAGACTGGGCGCCAAAAGCCGAAGCGTCCTCGAGCAGCGGCTTGTCCACCACGCCGATGCCGATGTCAACGGCGCTGCGCGCCCCGCCGCCCCCCGAAAGGTGGGCCAAACCGCCCGCTGCGGCCGACGGATCGTAACCAGCCTCGTCAATGGCGCCAAGGGCCTTGCCGACCACCAGTTCGGCGGTTGCCTCGATCCCGGCGCCGAGGCGCCCCGCTTCAAAGAAGGGCGCCATCTGGCGCTGCTCGATATAACCGATGAAGGCGTCGGGAAAGATCCCCTCCAGATCGTAGCCGATCTCCATGCGCACCTGCCGGCCAACCGGATCGACCAGCAGCAAAACCCCGCGGGTCCCCCTGGTGCGTTTCCCGATGCCATGCTGTTCGACAAGCTGTGCCGACAGCGAGTCCAGATCGCCGCAGGCGTCATCCAGCACCACGACCTGCAGTTCGATGTCGAGTTCCTGCAGCAGTTTTTTCTGAAAAGTCCGCAACCGCAACTCTTCATCGGCGCTCATCAAGCCGGCGCGGTCGTCGATGTATCGATCCCCGCAGGCAGCCAACAGCAGCGCCAGACCCAGCATCACACAAAACAAAAAGCCCCTCATGCCCCACCCCTTGTTTTGAACCCCGACAAACTCCTAACGCCGCGTAATCCGCCAGCAATTGTGAATTCTCGGATTGCGGGCGAAATCCCTTGGGATGGTAGCGGCGGTAATGTCTTCGATTTCCAGTTCCGGCAGCGACGCGAAATCCATGCGGAATTTACGGAAGTTGTTGGAAAAGATCAGCACTCCATCGGGGCTCAGCAGATTGGCGGCGAGGCGGATAAGGGACACGTGATCGCGCTGGATATCGAGAGTCGTTTCCATCGACTTGGAGGTGGAGAAAGTCGGCGGATCGAGGAAAATCAGATCGTAGTGTTCCTTCTCCCGCTCCAGGTATTGCAACACATCGGCGACGATGAAACGGTGCTGCGGGCCGGCCAGTTGATTGAGCCGCAGATTAGCCTGGGCCCACTCGAGGTAGGTACGGGACATATCAACGGTAACGCTTGTGGCCGCACCGCCTTTGACGGCGTGCACGGTGGCGGTGCCGGTATAGGCGAACAGGTTGAGGAAGCGCTTGCCCTCGGCCATGGCCTGCAGCATGAAACGCGTCGGACGGTGATCGAGAAACAGGCCGGTATCGAGATAGTCGGTCAGATTGACCAGAAACCAGCAGTTGCCTTCCCGCACTTCGAAACGCTCGCCGGTCCGGTCGAACCTCTGATATTGGCTGGAGCCTTTCTGTTTGCGGCGTACCTTGAGGGAAATGGCTTCAGGTTGGACTTCCAGTACCTCCGGCAACACCCGCATCGCCTCGCGCAAGCGTCGCTCTGCCTGGCGGCTATCGATGGAAGGCGGCGCCTGGTATTCCTGCACATGCACGCGGTCTTCATACACATCGACGGCGACGGCGTATTCGGGCATGTCGGCATCATAGAGCCGGAAACAGGTGACATCCTCCTTTTGCAGCCAGCGCTTGAGCTGCTTGTAGTTCTTGCGCAGACGATTGGCGAACATCCGGGCCCCTTCGCTGAGCGGGGCCTGCGGTGCATCGGCACCAAAGAAGCGTTCTTCGGCAATGTCAAAATTGAGCAATCGGCATTCCAGGGCACCATTGTAAAGCGTGTAGAGCTTCTGGGCACGAACGCCGATATGTTTGGCCAGATCGGGATTGCCAGTAAGGATGGAGGCCTGCCAGCCGCCGAAATATTCGCGCAGTTTTTGCCCCAGCAATTCATAAAGGGAACGCAATTCTTTGACCTCGCCGAGACGCTCGCCGTAGGGAGGATTGGAGACCAGCAGGCCTGGGCAGTCCGAGGTCCCGGGAACGGCCTGAAAATCACTCAGTTCGCAACGTTCAAAGTGCAGATGTTGCCGCAGTCCGGCCTTGTCGGCATTCTCCAGCGAGGCGCGAATCGCCTGTCGCTCCCGATCGTAGCCAACCATGACCGGCAAGCGTTGCAAGCCTGCTTCGCGGCGCTGCCGAGCCTCGTCCAGCAGCCCTTCCCAGAGACCGGCGCGATGCTGCAGCCAGCCGGAAAATCCCCAATAGGGACGGGTCAGGCCGGGCGCGCAATCGCCAGCCATCAGCGCGGCCTCGATCACCAGCGTGCCGGACCCACACAAAGGATCGACCAGGGCGCCGCCCCGGGCCGCCAGCTGCGGCCATCCGGCCCGCAGCAGAACCGCGGCGGCGAGGTTCTCCTTGAGCGGCGCCAGCACCCCTTCGGCCCGGTAGCCGCGCCGGTGCAGGCTGTCGCCGGACAGGTCGAGGCTCAGAGTCGCCTGATCGCGGTCGATGTGCAGATTGATGCGGATAGCAGGACGTTCGAGATCCACCGAGGGTCGCTGATCGAAGCGATCGCGGAAACGGTCCACCACCGCATCCTTGACACGCAAGGCGGCAAACCGTGAATGGTGGATCTGCGAACGCCGTACCGACGCATCGACGGCCAGCGTACCGCCGGGGCGCAGATGTTCTTCCCAGGGAATTTCCCTGGTGGCGGCGTACAACGCATCGGCATCGGCAGCCGGGAATTCGGCCAGAGGCATCAGTACACGACTGGCCAGCCGCGACCACAGGCAAACACGGTAGGCCGTCTCCAACGTTCCCTGAAAAGAGACGCCGGCCCGGGTTTCCGAGACGTCGAGGGCACCTAACACCCGCAGTTCATCAGCAAGCAGGGATTCGATGCCCTTGGGCGCCGTGACAAAAAATCGTAGCGATAATTCCATTCATTCAACTTTCGAGGCCGCGGCGGCGCCAGGCGCTGAAACACCAGACCAGGCCGGTAACAAGACATACGCAGGGCAGAATATCGCCGAAACGGTTATAAAAGGTCGGTCTGCTGCCAAGTCCGGCAATGCCCTGCAGGGCCGCCGTCTCGAACAGATCGGTCCTTGCCGTGATGCGTCCCGAGGGCGCAATCAGGGCCGAGATCCCGGTATTGGCGGCGCGTGCCAGCCAGACGCGGTTTTCCACGGCGCGGAAGCGGGCCATGGCCAGATGCTGGTATGGAGCCGAGGAACGCCCGAACCAGGCGTCGTTGGTGATATTCACCAGCAGATCGCTGCCGCGGCGCACATATTCACGGGCCAGTTCCGGAAAAATCCCCTCGAAGCAGACCAACACCCCGATCTTGTGCCCGTTCATCGGCAGGGGGCTGATGGTCCCCGGGGAAAACTCGCCAATCCCGACCACCAGTTTATCGATAAAGGGCAGAAAGGTTTTCAGTGGCACGTACTCTCCGAAGGGCACCAGGTGCACCTTGTCGCTACGTCCCAGTTCCTCACCATCGGGCGCCAGCAGAAACGCGCTGTTGAGATAATGTCGGCGTCGATTGATATCCTCATAGGCCGGACTGCCGAACAGCAGCCAGGCGTTGCGGTCGGCAGCGACCTGCCGCACCTGCTCCGAAAGTGCACCGGATTCCTGAAAAAAAAACGGCACGGCGCTTTCGGGCCAGACCACCAACTGCGCCGGCTGCTCCGGTTGCAGGGACAGGCGACGGTAGACATCGATGGTCGCCCGTTGGTAAGCCGGATCCCACTTCCGCGACTGATCGATGTTGCCCTGGACCAGAACCGTCCTCAGAACCGCTTCGCGACGATCGGGATCATTGGCCAGCCGGTAGCGGCCGTAAGCCAGGTTGCCCGCCATCAGCAGCAGGGTGACGGCCAGCGCAAGGCGCGGAAACGAAGTCTCCGGGCGTCGCAGGAACCATGATACCACTCCCGCCAGGGTAGCATTGGCAAGAACCAGCAGGAAACTCAGGCCATAGGGCCCGAAAACATCGGCGCACTGAATAACAGCCAACCGACTCTGCTGGGAGTAACCGAGGCTGGCCCAGGGAAAGCCGGTGAGGAAGAAGGAGCGCACGAACTCGACGGCCACCCAGATGACCGGCAGGCTCAGGGGCATGGCAACGCCCAGGCGTGTCTGCAGACGCCGGGAGCCCCAGATGGCAACGCCGAAAAAGGTCGCCAGATAGGCGCACAACAACAGGTAGGCGACCCCGGAGAGAAGCGGCGGCAGCTGGCCGTAGCGGACCATGACAATATTCAGCCAGTACAGAACCAGTCCGAAAAACCCCAGGCCGGCGGCAAACCCTGTAGCGAAGGGCCGTTCCCGGCACACCAGCAGCAAAGGCACCAGCCCGAACCAGGCAAAAGCTGCCAGGTCCGGGCGGGGAAACGACAGGGCCAGCAATAGTCCGGAAAAAAAGGCCCACAAAAGGGCCGTATCGGGGAGACGCGGTTTCATGGCGCGGAAGGCGTTTCGGCGCCGCTGTCACGGCGCACACGCACAGCATGAATTTTACGCTCGTCACATTGTTCGACGGTCATCACCAGTCCCTGAGAAACGATTTCCTCGCCCCGGTGGGGCACCCTTCCCAACAGATGAAACAACCACCCGCCGACGGTATCGAACCGCTCGCGAGAGATGGTGATGCCGAAATAATCCTCGAATTCATCGATATTGAGGCGGCAATCAACCAGCAAACTGTCGTCCTCCTGCGGCAACAGCCAGTCCTCCTCCAGATCGTATTCGTCCTGGATGTCGCCGACAATTTCTTCGATCAGATCCTCGATGGTGATCAGCCCGGAAGTCCCCCCGTACTCATCGATGGCAATGGCCATATGTACCCGGCGGGTACGGAATTCCTTGAACAGCTCCTCGATCTTTTTGGTTTCGGGCACGAAGTAAGGCTCGCGCATGATGCCGGCCAGATCGATATCGGCCGATGCCTTGCCCCAGAATTTGAGAAGATCCTTGGCATAGATCAGCCCCACGATGTGATCGGTCGTGCCCTGGTAAACAGGAATGCGGGAGTGCCCGGAGTCGATGATGGCATCCAGAACCTCGCGGACTGAAGCATCGATGCTGCAGCAGCGCATATCGGTGCGGGGAACCATGATCTCGCGTACGATGGTTTCCCCGAATTCGAATATGGAATGCAGCATCTCGCCTTCTTCTTCATTGATGATGCCTTCTTCTTCCGAGGCATCGATCACTGCCTGCAATTCCTGTTCGGTACGGATCCGCCGGCGGCCCGGCAGCAACACATCCTTGAGGCGGTGCCAGAAAGCCGGCCTGTTTCCAGAACTGTCGTCGTCCAAATGTCTCCTCCGGATAAATGGAAAACTCGATGTTTCGGGGCCTTTCAGCCAAAACAAAGGTGCAGAACCCAGGTCACCCCGGCACCGAGCATGGCGCCGGCCAGAACCTCCTGTACGCTGTGGATCCCCATGTAAATGCGACTATGGGCGATCATAACGGCCAGAGACAGGGTCAGGAGCATCACCACCGAGCCGACCGGGGCCAGTGCTACCGTGGTCGCCACGGAGAAAGCGAAGGCTGCATGACCGCTGGGCATGCCGCCCTCAAGCGGCGTGCCGCGCCCGGCCCAGGCCTTGAGCAGAACCACCAGCAGAATCACCGTCGCCAGACTGAAAACCGCCAGCTCCCCTGGTGCTACCCCGCCCAGATGGCTTGCCGGCTGGTCGCCGGGGGGGCAAAGACGTACCCTGACAGGATCAGATACCCCACGATGGCGGCGCCCACGCTGACCAGCAGCACCGCCCCCGCTGCAACATCCTTGACCCGGCGGGCCAGAGGATGGAAATCCGGCGAGGCCAGATCGACCAAGGTTTCGCAGGCGGTATTGACCAGTTCGGCAAAAAGCACCAGCACAATGGCAAACACCAGCAGGATGAATTCAAGCGCGGTCACCCTGAAAATCAACCCGGCCAGAACCACCCCGACAGCTACCAGGCAATGACAGCGCATATGCTGCTGGGTGCGGACCGCCCACAGAAATCCCTCGATGGCACAGTTGAAGCTGAAATGCACGCCCTTGGCGGGTTTCATGCCGGACACTCAGCCATTGAGAAATTCTTCCCGGATCCCGGCGAACAGCTGCGCTTCACGCTCTTCCATAAGCTGCGCCTGCTCCTGGGTACCACGCTCGTGATCGTAGCCAAGCAGGTGCAAAATGCCATGAAGCAGCAGAAAGTACAACTCGCTCTCGAAAGACAACTCCGCTTCGCGCGCATCCCGTGCCGCGGTGTCGGCGGAAATGATCACGTCACCGAGCAGTTCGGGGTGCAGTCCCGAGCCCTCCCCTTCCTGCATGGCGAAGGAGATGACGTTGGTCGACTTGTCACGCTGCAGATAATCCCGATTGATTTCGCGGATCTCGATGTCGTCGACGATCACCACCGACAACTCGG
This portion of the Syntrophotalea acetylenica genome encodes:
- a CDS encoding manganese efflux pump MntP family protein gives rise to the protein MDMITLFGLAIALAMDAFAVALGCGLVLERLTARHLFRLGWHFGLFQAMMPVVGWLAGLTVQRWIESYDHWVAFALLAFVGGKMIREAFQDGETRASRDDPTRGMSLIMLSVATSIDALAVGLSLAIVGISVWFPALVIGMVALVMTVIGMLLGRRAGARWGRPVEIAGGVILIGIGLKILWEHTLGI
- a CDS encoding selenium metabolism-associated LysR family transcriptional regulator, producing MNLKQLEVFIAVADSGSFSRAAESAFLTQSTVSQHISSLEKEFDLKLLDRTGKGAFPTEAGKLLLEHARRILQEGRDVALALNRFRGLAEVALKIGGSNIPACYMIPDCIFSFRENYPGVVITLYQGDSRETLERLKCEEVEFALVGTTFAEKDLVFTPLAPDRISLVVPAGHRWYGKKDIAVEELLDEPLILRESGSGTGSSFRDALVRANLDPDQLNVSLCLGSNEAVKQAILNGAGISFVSELSVRKECERGELFLVAVRGMVISRHFYLVTRRGRSLSPAAEAFVDSILQRFGLE
- the lnt gene encoding apolipoprotein N-acyltransferase, with the protein product MKPRLPDTALLWAFFSGLLLALSFPRPDLAAFAWFGLVPLLLVCRERPFATGFAAGLGFFGLVLYWLNIVMVRYGQLPPLLSGVAYLLLCAYLATFFGVAIWGSRRLQTRLGVAMPLSLPVIWVAVEFVRSFFLTGFPWASLGYSQQSRLAVIQCADVFGPYGLSFLLVLANATLAGVVSWFLRRPETSFPRLALAVTLLLMAGNLAYGRYRLANDPDRREAVLRTVLVQGNIDQSRKWDPAYQRATIDVYRRLSLQPEQPAQLVVWPESAVPFFFQESGALSEQVRQVAADRNAWLLFGSPAYEDINRRRHYLNSAFLLAPDGEELGRSDKVHLVPFGEYVPLKTFLPFIDKLVVGIGEFSPGTISPLPMNGHKIGVLVCFEGIFPELAREYVRRGSDLLVNITNDAWFGRSSAPYQHLAMARFRAVENRVWLARAANTGISALIAPSGRITARTDLFETAALQGIAGLGSRPTFYNRFGDILPCVCLVTGLVWCFSAWRRRGLES
- a CDS encoding TPM domain-containing protein encodes the protein MRGFLFCVMLGLALLLAACGDRYIDDRAGLMSADEELRLRTFQKKLLQELDIELQVVVLDDACGDLDSLSAQLVEQHGIGKRTRGTRGVLLLVDPVGRQVRMEIGYDLEGIFPDAFIGYIEQRQMAPFFEAGRLGAGIEATAELVVGKALGAIDEAGYDPSAAAGGLAHLSGGGGARSAVDIGIGVVDKPLLEDASAFGAQSSPEQALEAYLEVLRGHIKDPGLGLYSPETQDFFRQWLVTDAQQDNERRKLESHIGQGKVFQHDGRAVIRFPLAETGAAPYFLVWGDGGWMLDFASMHKLIGFNHRNQWHLRSLDHNYMFGFVDWRFDRHGFPCAKP
- the selA gene encoding L-seryl-tRNA(Sec) selenium transferase, whose protein sequence is MLLLRNIPKVDKVLEWSDVQVLLDRYPRPVVISAVREVLGLLRGELLGGAGAESLEDNAIAARIAGTLETMNMPGLRRVINGTGVVLHTNLGRAPLAESLRDMMLDAAFGYNTLEFDLETGGRGRRATHVEKLLCQLTGAETAVVVNNNAAAVLLALSSLARNREVVVSRGELVEIGGSFRIPEVMEQSGAILREVGATNRTHPRDYRAALTAETALLLKVHTSNFAVVGFTSEVSTEEMVAIGRDAGVPVMVDAGSGTLLDLSICGLRGEKTIREYLDAGADVVSFSGDKLLGGPQAGIIVGKRSFLDPMKKHPLLRALRLDKVTLATLEGTLRLYRDEREALQRIPILRMLTVPAEELAKRATKAVRRMRRALPVAVTVTARKGFSQVGGGSFPLLEIPTTLLCVAVEGLSAQQLERRLRTRALPIIGRISQGAFLLDLRTLADTEIADIISALQSITVSA
- the rlmKL gene encoding bifunctional 23S rRNA (guanine(2069)-N(7))-methyltransferase RlmK/23S rRNA (guanine(2445)-N(2))-methyltransferase RlmL; its protein translation is MELSLRFFVTAPKGIESLLADELRVLGALDVSETRAGVSFQGTLETAYRVCLWSRLASRVLMPLAEFPAADADALYAATREIPWEEHLRPGGTLAVDASVRRSQIHHSRFAALRVKDAVVDRFRDRFDQRPSVDLERPAIRINLHIDRDQATLSLDLSGDSLHRRGYRAEGVLAPLKENLAAAVLLRAGWPQLAARGGALVDPLCGSGTLVIEAALMAGDCAPGLTRPYWGFSGWLQHRAGLWEGLLDEARQRREAGLQRLPVMVGYDRERQAIRASLENADKAGLRQHLHFERCELSDFQAVPGTSDCPGLLVSNPPYGERLGEVKELRSLYELLGQKLREYFGGWQASILTGNPDLAKHIGVRAQKLYTLYNGALECRLLNFDIAEERFFGADAPQAPLSEGARMFANRLRKNYKQLKRWLQKEDVTCFRLYDADMPEYAVAVDVYEDRVHVQEYQAPPSIDSRQAERRLREAMRVLPEVLEVQPEAISLKVRRKQKGSSQYQRFDRTGERFEVREGNCWFLVNLTDYLDTGLFLDHRPTRFMLQAMAEGKRFLNLFAYTGTATVHAVKGGAATSVTVDMSRTYLEWAQANLRLNQLAGPQHRFIVADVLQYLEREKEHYDLIFLDPPTFSTSKSMETTLDIQRDHVSLIRLAANLLSPDGVLIFSNNFRKFRMDFASLPELEIEDITAATIPRDFARNPRIHNCWRITRR
- the selB gene encoding selenocysteine-specific translation elongation factor, whose translation is MKHLILGTAGHIDHGKTSLVKALTGIDTDRLKEEKARGITIELGFAHLELPDGVQFGIVDVPGHERFVRAMVAGVGGMDLVMLVIAADEGVMPQTREHLEICQLLGVRQGLVALAKCDMVDEEWLHLVMEEVRDYLAGSFLEQAPIIPVSSKTGAGLDELKATLGQLAAEIEEKPTDGPFRLPVDRVFTVAGFGTVVTGTLLSGEIATGDEVEILPSGLTSRVRSVQTHGKKSERGSAGQRLAVNLQGADYGDMSRGDVVVPRGVFRATRTVDARIDYLSSAPRDLKHRATLRLHSATYEVPAQIILLDRDTLAPGDSAFVQLRLRNPVLLLPGDLFIVRSYSPQITVGGGVVIDPAPPRRRRRSAQALELLDALSEGADADKLLLLVRESLLSGLSLEDLVIRSGLPAPRAEAALAALLSQGEIVQALRKPRIFLAKEAFERLKCLLLAGLEDYVKDNPHKEGIGKEELKACIPKRSDIRFFPLVLHALEKDGTAQVDRDLVKKPGHKAFAVADRGELLSRLEAALAAGGTEPPTIKELCETVSGSEKSVLDYLNLLVREGRVAKVKADLFYDPETLRQLQDKLVGFLRENDGITPPQFRELTGLSRKYMIPLLEYFDQEKITIRVGDKRVLRKR